In Miscanthus floridulus cultivar M001 chromosome 19, ASM1932011v1, whole genome shotgun sequence, the DNA window CTCAAAATTCAGATGCCCAAAACGCTCATGCCATTGCCACGCCTCCTCATCCCTGCGCGCAGCAAGACACACTGGCTGTGCTGTCTTCATATGCAGTACATACAGCCGGTTCGCGCCACGCCTCACCTTGGCCAGTAGGCGACCGCTGCTGCGTTCCCAAATCCGCAGTACTCCATCATCAATCACCACCTTTGAGCCATTCTCATCAAGTTGACCGAGGCTCATGATCGAATTCTTCAATGCCGGAATGAAATAAACTCCATGAAGAACACGATGCTCACCAGTCTTTGCTTCAAAAACAATTGAGCCAACGCCCTTGATTTCCACCTTGGACGCGTCCCCGAACCGAACCGTGCCTCGAACGTCCGTGTTCAGGTCTGAAAACATGTCACGCCGCCCAGTCATGTGGTGTGTTGCGCCTGAATCAAGGTACCAGCCGCCAGCCATCTCTTCATCATCTGCTCCCAGATAGGCACGCGCACGTGGCTCAAAGAACTCAACGCGCTGCGCTGTATAGTTGAGCTCCGGCGTGCTCTGTTCCATCTCAATGAAGCAGTGAGACAGAAACAGAGCTGCATCTTCCTCACACTCAGCAAACTGGGCACGCCCTTCATGTCCTCCTTGCTGCCCAGCTTGGTTACCGCCGCCACGGCCTCCTCCACGGTTTCCGCCGCCGCGTTCACCACGAtttcctcccccgccgccgcgctCTGTTCCATCACGGCGCGGCTGGGGACATTCACACGCCCAATGCCCTTCCTGATGGCAGTTGAGGCACGTGTTGGGGCCAACACGGCCGGCGCCATTGCCTTCTCCACATCCGCCGCCACGGCCAGCACCTCTGCCCCGTCCGCGTCCACCTCCGCGGCTgcgtcctccgccaccgccgcgctgGTTCTTGAAACCAGAACCGCCAGCTTCTTCTGcgcctttcttctccttcctcaAACGCGCACGCCACTGCTCCTCAGTGTACAGCAGCTTGCCGTTGATGGACACCGGCTCTGTCACAGCTTGCGCTTCACGGTCATCCACCGCCTTGAGCCTTCCTGTCACCTCTTCAAGCGTGAGCGCCTCGAAGTCGAGGAACTGCTCAATGGCGACGACGATCTGCGCGTACTTGGTCGGCACCGTGCGCAGAAACTTTTCCACGACACGCGCCTCATCGATGTCCCTGTCTCCATGAAGCACCAGCTGCTGGTGCAGAGTTGACAGCCGCAGGGCAAAATCCTCCACCGGCTCGCCAGGCTTGACGTCAATGTTCTCCCACTCCCGACGCAGTCGCTGCAACGTCGCTCGGCGGACCCTGTCCACACCGATACGAGTCGCAGCGATGGCATCCCATGCCTCTTTTGCCGTCGCCTTGTCAAGGAGCGGGAGCCCCAACTCCTTGGGCACAGCAGCGACGATCACCTCCAGAGCTCGCCTATCGTCGCGAAACTGCACTGGGCCTCCTTCGACAGCTTCCCAGAGGTCGCGCGcctgcatcctgagcttcatcgtCTGGCTCCACTCATAATAATTGGTCTTGTCCAGCATTGGCCATGATGTGCCGCTGCCGGAATCGCGGTAGACCACCCTGCCTTGCGGCGACTCATAGCGACCGCCGCCACGACGCCTTCGGTCACGCAGTGGTGACTGCGAACGGCGCCTGTCCCGCGGCGGAGTCCGCGGCCGCCGGTTCCTCcggtcctcctcttcttcctcctcctcctcctcctcatctccctTCTCTGCTGCTATCTCCGCCCGCAGCTCCTGCGCTGTCCTGGCCGCCGCCTCCGCGGCTGCTGCAGCCTGCTGTGCCGCCTCGacagccagcgccgccgcctcctctgctGCCTTTAGGCGCGCAGCCCTGCCAGAGGGGTCGCCCAGCTCGCCCTCAGTGGCTCCCTTGGTCTTCCTAGCCCGGCGCTCAGAGGAGGTTGACGTCATGGAGAAGATGAGAAGGTGAGAAGGTGTCTAACCtactctctgataccaattgttggaggtAACAGAGAAAACAATCAGCCAGGGCAACTCTCCCAGGCGACTGCATTGCAATATATAGAGGATAAGTACTGCATTGATTACATACAGCTCACTAGAGCTTTAACTAGACAGAATAGCTGCCTGGGTACCCGCACAACTCTTGAGCTACCCAAGGACTTAATGACATAGATTAACTAAAAACTTAAATACACTAAATGTGCCTGGGAAGCAGGGCTTACAGCTACATTTACAGTCCAAGAATCTCTGCACAAGGATAACTTGTGGCCGGAGCTTATCCCTCAGTTGAAACTAGTGATCCAGAGCAGCAATCTAATTAGTCCCCTTTGAAACTTCTATGTGCAGTGCATGTTCTTGACTCTTGAGCTGGTTCCCTTCCCTGTCTTGTGTACATGGCCACAAGAGTCAAGACTGCACATGGCCAGATAGTATATGCAGGTAATTATGCCCCCTTTGATGTTCAGAAATTTTTTTTGCAGAAGAATGTAGTGTTAATGTTTGCATTATTTCAGAGAAATTCCATTTCATAGTCGGGATGCAAATGTAGTGTTCATGTTTGTGTTTCAATCAACCATATCGACTTGGTGCCTTGTTCATACTGAACTCTATCAGTGTGTTTCAGGTCCCAGTGCTGAAGTGTTCATCCATTTGAAGGATCCAAGATTTGAAGAAAATGCCCAAAATAAAGACATTTGCATGAGACTATTCTTAATTTAAGTCAATTTGCATGGGAAAATTGTAATAGATGAAGAACCTGGTGGATGTATCTTAtagtttatttttatttatgaGCTACTCCTATGATCTGTTTAGTAGCAGCACGTTGCTAATTCTTAGTAGCAGTACTACATGCTAATTGTTTGGGAAAGCCCTTGCAGTGCCTAGTAGCAGCACGTTGCTAGTGGCAGCACATGTTTGTGAAGGCGTAGGCCTTTGGCTCAAAATAGGATCGGAGTGGATTAGGATACTGTGAAATTATGGATTGCATTGGATTGAGTCGAATCAAATCAGTGAGGGCTGGAGTGGAATTGGACCGGTCAATAATAAACTAGGATCGGAGTGGGGCCGAATCCTGATCCATTGTCAGTCGTAGAAGGCAGAGGCAAAGAAAGAACTAGAGATATGCAGGTAAACCGTTGTTGGGAACGATTCAAATCTGATACATCGGTTGCAACAATTCTTAAGTCTCACGAGCATGAATTTGACATAATGACAACGCAATTGAAAAATTGACTCTTTGAATACTAAATTTGAACAAAACTCAGCAAAAAGTCTAGTAATGCAGCCTTAACAGACTAGGAGTAATTTGGTAAACGGAGACACCTACGTTTTCTACTGTTCGCCGATGAATTGCTCGTGAAGATCAAACATAACAAAGAAAAAGGACTAGGAAAACAACAGGAAAAAAGAACAATCTCCTTGGTCACTGCAAGGCGACGGTCTCGAAGATCGCTAGCCCATCGACGACGCTCCCAGCCTTCTCGCGCAGCAGCCGGTGCTCCCGCAACGGCCACTCCTTCTTGGCGTCGGCCAGCCACGCCCGCCTCAACGCCGCCGcgtcttcgccgccgccgccggcctcggGGACGTTGGCTGCCGAGGCGCTGCTGCCCCGGCGGCACCCGACGACGGAGCCGAGGTGGTACCGTCGAAGGTGCCATCGAACGGCGCCTCGCAGAAAGCCAGTGTGGTCACGAGCCTCTCCACCGGCCACTTCTTCGCGGCCGCGTCCAGCAACGCCACCACGTTGCCGCCGCCAGTTGCGGAGGCGCTGGCCCCTCTGGCGGCCACCGACGACGGAGCCGAGGTGCCGTCGAGTGGCGCCTCGCAGAAGGCCATCGTGGCCACGAGCTTCTCCACCGGCCACTTCTTCGTGGCTGCGTCCAGCAGCGCCACCACATTGCCGCCGCCCGTTGCGGAGGAGCCGTACCCGGCGGCACCCGACGACGGTGCCGAGGTGCCGTCGAGCAGCGCCTCGCAGAAGGCCATTGTGGCAGCGAGCTTCTCCATCGGCCACTTCTTCGTGGCTGCGGCCAGCAACGCCACCACGTTGCCGCCGCCGGTTGCGGAGGCGCCGTAGTACCCGGTGGCCCCCGACGGAGCCAAGGTGCCGTCGAGCGGTGCCTCGCAGAAGGCCATCATGGCCACGAGCTtctccatggccgccgccgctacgGTGAGCTGGTTCGAGTTCGATCGATTGGTTTTGGTAGGGAATCAAATGCAGGCGGCAGGTGTCGTTTATATTTATGGGCGCCCGTAGCTTGCCGACTTGGTTTCCCGCTCGGACATAGGCCGCGAGATCGTGCCGGAGTCTAGTCGGAAACAGGCAGAGAGGCAGGGGAGGGGCGTAAGGGAATATGAGTCGGAGTCCTGCAAACCGTGCGCGGCCGCTTGGGTCTCTTGGCGAAGGAGCTTCAGTGCTTCACAACTTGTAGTGAGCAGAGCACGCACCAGTCGTGGGCGACATTCTCTGCTATACTGTAGGTATTTATATTGTAGTACTATATATACACGTAGGTCGACAACACAACACTGGTGGGGTTTGTCCGTGCGATTAAACTCCTTGATGCAAATGACCATGGCGTCGATGAATGTCCGTGCGTTATACTCATCGGAAAAAAAAATTCAGCATGGACCATCCCTACGAAAACACGGTCGGGACGTGTGGTTGACGTGGCCCACCTACCAGCAGCATAATCCGCACGACGTCCTAGGAGGGATGATCCTCACCCAATTTTTTTCCTAATCATATATGCACGTGTAATATTTAGATGATACTATTATGAATTATCTCAACCGAAAATGCTTCATTGCTCAACAACATGGGACGGGTACTTTTGATCAACTCTGTGTTGGatctgcgaacacaaggttgacaagtacccttgtgtgttcgttttatgatgagtgattgtcaatgtgatccacgaagtgggttgagtggtgactaaccctaccatggagaaagctatgtgtgcgacatgtcttttggcttgtgttgtgcaggtgtggagctcggatgcggtggtcgacggcgaggtgaaggttaaggaggacgtgccgtgccgacagaccgggagcggtgaaggacggacgtggggcttggaccgagggacccagaggccgggtgactagctgcggtggctgacacttAGGACATCGACAaatgcaagaagacatggagtgacggtgttgaccgggtcaagacggcggacgcgtgagtcgagcgaggctcaggaggacttggcgggctggccggtcgaggacggcggtgacacgcgtcggatggcgggggacgcgtatggagtacgctacccgcggacggtttgatggtttgggtctcaaaaccatcggatggacgatttacgggtttgggcctcaaaactcgggcggaggttccgaggagggacggacggcacgtggcggcatcgggaagttcgcgtcgaggcgaagcaacCGGTGagtaggcgcggtggccgtcggatcaagattacaccaggttggacaacaacgcccttggttTAGGGGGCAGTAAAATAGTAATCGATAGAAGCTTGGAAAAAGCTAGCCCATTTTATATATTAGATTAGACTTACAATTTCGGTATAAATAAACTTAAAATATCAGCAATACCAGTACATGACAAGAAGAACTAGCACATAGAAGTTACTCTAAGTTACTACCCTGGACATGGCTTAGCAGTTCAGCTTGTAAACAAAAAAGTACAGAACTGAAACATAGACCTACCCTGGACATGGCTTCTGATTCAGTTCAGAAATAAACGAAATAAAATACTAAGGGATTTCTCTTTCTGAACCTAGGTACATTATATTAACACTTCAAGTGTTTCTGGAGCAAGTGATGTTCTGTTTTTCCCAAGAATCCTTCCGGCTGCACTAAAAGCTGACTCTGATGACACCGTGCTAACCGGGATAGCTAGGAAATCTCTAGCCATCAGAGATAAGATTGGGAACACATCAGAATTCTTCTTCCACCAAGCAAGGACATTGAAGTTCTCATCTGGCCTCACGAAAACTATAGGGTCCTCTAAATATGTATCCAATTCTGTACTATAGTTTTCAGCACGAGACCTTGAGTTTCGAGATTTGCATATTTAGAGCTGAAAGATCAGAATTGGATACATATTTAGAGGACCCTATAGTTTTCATGAGGCCAGATGAGAACTTCAATGTCCTTGCTTGGTGGAAGAAGAATTCTGATGTGTTCCCAATCTTATCTCTGATGGCTAGAGATTTCCTAGCTATCCCGGTTAGCACGGTGTCATCAGAGTCAGCTTTTAGTGCAGCCGGAAGGATTCTTGGGGAAAACAGAACATCACTTGCTCCAGAAACACTTGAAGTGTTAATATAATGTACCTAGGTTCAGAAAGAGAAATCCCTtagtattttattttgtttatttctGAACTGAATCAGAAGCCATGTCCAGGGTAGGTCTATGTTTCAGTTCTGTACTTTTTTGTTTACAAGCTGAACTGCTAAGCCATGTCCAGGGTAGTAACTTAGAGTAACTTCTATGTGCTAGTTCTTCTTGTCATGTACTG includes these proteins:
- the LOC136528544 gene encoding uncharacterized protein translates to MEKLAATMAFCEALLDGTSAPSSGAAGYGSSATGGGNVVALLDAATKKWPVEKLVATMAFCEAPLDGTSAPSSVAARGASASATGGGNVVALLDAAAKKWPVERLVTTLAFCEAPFDGTFDGTTSAPSSGAAGAAAPRQPTSPRPAAAAKTRRR